The Coccidioides posadasii str. Silveira chromosome 5, complete sequence genome has a segment encoding these proteins:
- a CDS encoding uncharacterized protein (EggNog:ENOG410PH99~COG:I,J,T): MTIADWQLKVQAKQVEVAAKIPKEWRLPSEITENISQDSKKSVIDVPRTCGLLTPRELEITENYDATDLLQKLASREFSSVEVTTAFAKRAAIAQQVTFCLTETFFDMALARAKELDDHLAKTGKTVGPFHGLPISLKETFNITGVPTTLGFVSFLDRPAATHDSALVQILLGAGAVLYCKTNVPQTMMTGDSHNNVFGRCLNPYSLNLSAGGSSGGEGALVAMRGSPLGVGTDIAGSIRIPALANGTYGFKPSIMRIPYAGQGSASRPGLTGVAPCAGPLTNSARDLELLLKVVFNSNAADLDDMALGTPWLEPTPKTTLTIGVIPEDPECPIHPPMQRTLKNAIQKLEAAGHKIVDLTGKFPSIADMKTVTMRYFNMDPDKTVFKAITSSGEPFIPSLKCTFDFSGTSPEPTLRELYDLNAAKMKYTAQMRAVYLDNKLDVLLGPAFQSCALPHDALEKPFYTIFANLVNVNDPSPNAFDI; this comes from the coding sequence ATGACGATCGCCGACTGGCAACTAAAGGTCCAGGCCAAGCAGGTCGAAGTGGCCGCTAAGATCCCTAAGGAATGGCGACTGCCCAGCGAGATCACCGAAAACATCTCGCAGGACTCCAAGAAGAGTGTCATAGACGTCCCCAGAACCTGCGGCCTCCTCACACCCAGAGAGCTTGAAATCACCGAAAACTACGATGCCACTGATCTCCTCCAGAAGCTCGCCTCTCGCGAATTCTCTTCGGTCGAAGTCACAACCGCATTCGCCAAGCGTGCGGCCATCGCCCAGCAGGTGACTTTTTGCCTGACCGAGACCTTCTTCGACATGGCGCTGGCCCGCGCAAAGGAGCTCGATGACCATCTAGCCAAGACGGGGAAGACCGTTGGTCCCTTCCACGGCCTCCCAATCAGTCTTAAGGAGACCTTCAACATCACCGGCGTCCCAACCACCCTCGGATTTGTCTCTTTCCTCGATCGACCCGCAGCAACTCACGACTCGGCCTTGGTGCAAATTCTACTGGGGGCTGGTGCGGTTCTGTACTGCAAGACCAATGTTCCCCAGACCATGATGACTGGAGATTCGCACAACAACGTCTTTGGCCGCTGTCTAAATCCCTACAGCTTGAATCTTAGCGCTGGCGGCAGCAGCGGCGGTGAAGGTGCACTTGTTGCTATGCGAGGCTCTCCCCTGGGTGTTGGAACCGATATCGCGGGTTCTATTCGAATTCCAGCCCTGGCCAATGGTACATATGGATTCAAGCCATCGATTATGAGAATTCCGTACGCCGGGCAAGGTTCCGCCAGTCGGCCAGGCCTGACTGGCGTCGCCCCTTGCGCAGGTCCACTGACCAATTCCGCCAGGGATCTCGAACTCTTGCTCAAGGTTGTATTCAACTCGAACGCAGCGGATCTGGACGACATGGCTCTTGGAACCCCATGGCTCGAGCCGACCCCTAAAACAACCCTCACAATCGGTGTTATTCCTGAAGACCCGGAGTGCCCAATTCACCCCCCCATGCAGCGTACTTTGAAGAACGCTATCCAGAAACTTGAAGCCGCAGGCCACAAGATCGTCGACCTGACTGGTAAATTCCCATCCATCGCCGACATGAAGACCGTCACGATGCGATACTTCAACATGGATCCGGACAAGACCGTCTTCAAGGCGATCACCAGCAGCGGCGAGCCGTTCATCCCATCGCTCAAATGCACATTCGACTTCAGCGGAACCAGCCCTGAACCAACCCTTCGTGAGCTCTATGACCTAAACGCTGCGAAGATGAAGTACACTGCGCAAATGCGCGCCGTCTACCTGGACAACAAGTTGGACGTTCTCCTCGGCCCAGCCTTCCAAAGCTGTGCGCTGCCGCACGATGCTCTGGAGAAGCCGTTCTATACCATATTCGCCAACCTTGTGAATGTAAACGATCCATCCCCAAACGCTTTTGATATCTAG
- a CDS encoding uncharacterized protein (EggNog:ENOG410PJ40~COG:E~MEROPS:MER0014418) — protein sequence MTVSIEGPHSRHEIQKSVDEYIDSLKGRLYQLNKSIHENPELAYKEYHAHDAICSFLEELGFKPTRHAYGLETAFEVISGSDEGRCVNFNAEYDALPGIGHACGHNLIATASVTGFIALAHAISKFGIRGKAQLLGTPAEEDGGGKIDLLNAGAYKQADVSLMLHPMSDARFREHGVIGSSGSSSIACYDIVCTYEGVSAHSAANPHEGINALDAVVSAYNNISMLRQQIRPDERIHGTILQAPKITNAIPEHTATKYSVRSPTIKGVQELGKRVCKCMEAGALATGCKLKIEESPIYADLRLNQPLCDAFQAHMGDQGEKIFSGESDGLSGSTDQGNVTYAIPGLHALIGIPVTDDANNHTHGFAAAAGTEVAHERTLKGGKAMAMTGLDILTNDDFYARVIEDFEKDKKRR from the exons ATGACTGTCAGCATTGAAGGCCCGCATTCGCGCCACGAGATTCAGAAGTCCGTGGATGAATACATAGATAGTCTCAAAGGCCGTTTATATCAGTTGAACAAGAGC ATCCATGAAAACCCAGAACTTGCATACAAGGAATACCATGCGCACGACGCCATATGCAGCTTTCTGGAAGAGCTGGGGTTCAAGCCTACACGTCACGCATACGGGTTAGAAACCGCCTTTGAAGTCATAAGCGGTTCGGACGAGGGAAGATGTGTCAATTTCAATGCTGAATATGATGCACTCCCGGGAATCGGGCATGCTTGTGGGCATAATCTAATTGCGACTGCGAGTGTGACCGGATTTATCGCCCTTGCACATGCGATCAGCAAATTTGGAATTAGGGGAAAAGCGCAGCTGCTCGGGACCCCtgctgaagaggatggaGGCGGGAAGATCGACCTGCTTAACGCTGGAGCGTACAAGCAGGCTGACGTTTCCTTGATGCT CCATCCTATGTCAGACGCCCGCTTCCGCGAACACGGCGTCATAGGATCTTCTGGGTCAAGTTCTATCGCCTGCTATGATATTGTCTGCACTTATGAAGGGGTTAGCGCCCACTCTGCCGCCAATCCACATGAGGGTATCAACGCCCTAGACGCCGTGGTGTCGGCATATAACAACATTTCCATGCTCCGCCAACAGATAAGACCGGACGAGCGGATACACGGGACCATATTGCAAGCACCTAAGATCACGAATGCCATCCCAGAACACACGGCCACAAAATATTCAGTTCGGAGTCCCACAATCAAGGGCGTGCAAGAACTTGGAAAGCGAGTATGCAAGTGCATGGAAGCCGGTGCTCTCGCCACGGGGTGCAAGCTCAAGATCGAAGAGAGTCCAATTTACGCTGACCTTCGACTCAACCAGCCTCTCTGCGACGCGTTTCAGGCGCACATGGGAGACCagggagagaagatcttCTCCGGGGAGAGCGATGGTCTGAGCGGCTCCACGGACCAAGGCAACGTTACCTATGCTATTCCAGGCCTGCATGCCCTCATCGGAATACCAGTCACAGACGACGCGAATAACCACACTCATGGATTCGCTGCTGCAGCGGGGACAGAGGTTGCACATGAAAGGACTTTGAAGGGCGGCAAGGCGATGGCCATGACGGGATTGGATATTTTGACGAATGATGACTTTTATGCTCGGGTGATCGAGGACTTTGAGAAAGATAAGAAGCGTAGATGA
- a CDS encoding uncharacterized protein (EggNog:ENOG410PGHU~COG:G~TransMembrane:12 (i49-66o90-113i120-142o148-169i181-200o212-232i283-305o317-339i346-365o371-394i406-426o438-459i)), whose amino-acid sequence MSAEKEFQTSVVEETDSASRVDPSKEADAQDVLLIDASEEELRRVRWKVDLILMPLLSFCYMLQFLDKQTLNFSTLLGILEDTKLQGSEYSWTAAIFYFGYLLWSYPTTYFAVRTPIGKYLSITVLLWAVVVICHAACKNFAGLMVVRFMLGVTESAVAPGFSLITGMWYTRREQPLRHGIWFTGSCCASLFGGVLAYAIGHITGALSPWRYLFIIFGAVTALWGVVLLVFLPDRQSNAIWLNARERKVAVRRVMENKQGIKQGKYQIYQVVEAFKDPINWCLFLYCFCVNIANGGLTAFGSLVIQGFGYEGLSALLIQMPTGAAQIGFVIASSLACTYWKGIRTVVMLVLCLISLVGMVLMYALDPANRSGRLAGFCLSLAFSANMPLGLSLVASNVGGFTKKAVVNACVFVMYCVGNVVGPQFFSVDEAPRYSRGLKASLSGFALGAFFLLLLGIYMKWENMRRDRKYGKVDQQENNPNSEDELLLSLEDKTDWEMERTFRYLL is encoded by the exons ATGTCGGCGGAAAAGGAATTTCAGACGTCCGTGGTGGAAGAGACGGATTCGGCAAGCAGAGTCGACCCGTCCAAGGAGGCGGATGCTCAAGATGTTCTCCTCATTGACGCCAGTGAAGAAGAATTGCGCCGCGTGCGATGGAAAGTCGACTTGATTCTCATGCCCTTGTTGTCGTTTTGCTACATGTTGCAGTTCTTGGATAAGCAGACGCTCAATTTCTCTACTCTGCTCGGGATCCTCGAAGACACGAAGCTTCAAGGATCAGAATATTCATGGACAGCCGCCATTTTCTACTTTGGATACTTGTTATGGTCGTATCCCACCACGTACTTTGCCGTGAGAACTCCCATTGGGAAATACCTCTCCATCACAGT CTTGCTGTGGGCCGTGGTTGTCATATGCCATGCAGCCTGTAAGAACTTTGCGGGTTTAATGGTTGTCCGGTTCATGTTGGGCGTCACTGAATCGGCAGTCGCCCCTGGCTTCTCTTTAATTACCGGCATGTGGTACACTCGCAGAGAACAGCCCCTCCGCCACGGTATCTGGTTCACCGGCTCGTGTTGCGCCAGCTTGTTCGGTGGTGTTCTTGCATATGCTATCGGACATATTACTGGAGCCCTGTCACCATGGCGCTACTTATTCATCATCTTCGGGGCTGTCACCGCCCTTTGGGGAGTTGTACTGCTTGTCTTCCTTCCGGATAGACAGTCGAACGCCATCTGGCTGAATGCCCGCGAGAGGAAAGTCGCCGTTCGACGAGTCATGGAGAATAAACAGGGTATCAAGCAAGGAAAATACCAGATCTATCAAGTGGTCGAAGCCTTCAAAGATCCAATCAACTGGTGTCTTTTCCTCTACTGCTTTTGCGTGAACATTGCAAATGGGGGCTTGACAGCGTTCGGATCCCTGGTCATCCAAGGTTTCGGATACGAAGGTCTTTCTGCTCTCCTGATCCAGATGCCTACTGGTGCTGCACAGATTGGGTTCGTTATTGCATCCTCTCTAGCGTGCACGTATTGGAAAGGCATAAGGACTGTTGTCATGCTGGTGCTGTGTTTGATTAGTTTAGTTGGAATGGTACTGATGTACGCTCTCGATCCCGCAAACCGCTCTGGACGATTGGCAGGGTTTTGCTTGTCGCTCGCGTTTTCTGCCAACATGCCATTAGGCCTCTCTTTGGTGGCCAGCAACGTTGGCGGATTCACAAAGAAGGCTGTGGTCAACGCTTGCGTCTTCGTCATGTACTGTGTTGGCAATGTGGTTGGCCCCCAATTTTTCAGCGTCGACGAGGCACCGCGCTACAGCCGTGGTTTGAAAGCTAGTCTTTCTGGATTTGCGTTGGGTGCTTTCTTTTTGCTCCTGTTGGGAATTTATATGAAATGGGAGAACATGCGTCGAGACAGAAAATATGGAAAAGTGGACCAGCAAGAGAATAATCCCAACAGCGAGGATGAGCTTTTGCTCAGCCTAGAGGATAAGACGGACTGGGAAATGGAGCGCACTTTCAGATACCTTCTTTAG
- a CDS encoding uncharacterized protein (BUSCO:404050at4751~EggNog:ENOG410PFYC~COG:L~BUSCO:4701at33183) has translation MRLGFVRATKRESLIYTCFPKLSCKMAEEDASGQFLCPPKDKEEYPPVYRQHSAYNPLYTFRLPSGKTRHYQQQYADIYFLRLARLKPAVAEIAAAEWEEFTIAGENARRVDRVLDVRQGELCWVVGTVYMDLPLKPNILDDISKEHWTAAPPSRKTYLDPSNQGGTQTMLEDGSGRLRLTGTLLQSALLVTGAVVAVLGTENANGDFEVVDVKVPDLAPQPARWESQYADSASGKRKRSPSETPVDGPRKKIALLSGLGITGTSGDTVALTLLTDYLLGYGEGYGNVGTGSSPIRSAQISRLIIAGNSLGSSVPPSLEEQDEDAAVKKRRQAKKYGYDASAYNASPITHLDNFLAEILPSIPVTIMPGENDPANFALPQQEIHRAMLPRSRNYCSAPRLGIDEPPSEPGWLDTVTNPWQGDVEGWRLWGCSGQNVDDVLRYMSLDDDQTENGQDIEGDTRLRLMEAMLRWRCAVPTAPDTIWCYPFQDKDPFVLQACPHVFFTGNQPAFRTTVIEKSVSASSMDVEGDQPSKVRLLALPKFRETGELVLLDAETLEVEVVKFGTWQSVKEVESLDAPVNDSQA, from the exons ATGCGATTGGGATTTGTGAGGGCCACCAAGCGAGAATCTTTAATCTATACCTGCTTCCCTAAATTGTCGTGTAAAATGGCAGAGGAGGACGCTTCGGGCCAGTTTCTGTGCCCACCCAA GGACAAAGAAGAATACCCCCCGGTATACCGGCAGCACTCCGCATATAACCCCCTTTATACCTTCCGCCTCCCCTCCGGTAAAACGAGACACTATCAACAGCAGTATGCTGATATATACTTCTTACGACTTGCAAGGCTGAAGCCTGCTGTTGCGGAAATTGCGGCTGCTGAATGGGAAGAATTTACG ATTGCTGGTGAAAATGCCCGAAGGGTTGACAGAGTACTAGATGTAAGGCAGGGCGAACTCTGCTGGGTTGTGGGAACTGTGTACATGGACCTACCTCTGAAACCTAATATTCTAGATGATATCTCTAAAGAG CACTGGACGGCGGCTCCTCCTTCCCGGAAGACCTATTTGGACCCATCAAACCAAGGCGGTACTCAGACTATGCTGGAAGATGGATCTGGGCGGCTGCGGCTGACCGGTACTTTACTGCAGTCAGCTCTTCTAGTTACTGGTGCAGTAGTCGCCGTGCTTGGAACGGAAAATGCAAATGGTGATTTTGAAGTTGTAGATGTGAAGGTACCCGACCTGGCACCTCAGCCTGCCCGATGGGAAAGCCAATATGCAGATTCAGCATctggaaagagaaaaagaagtccAAGTGAGACTCCTGTTGATGGGCCTAGGAAGAAAATTGCGCTGCTTAGCGGATTGGGAATCACGGGCACCTCCGGAGACACAGTAGCTTTGACTCTTTTGACCGATTATCTTCTTGGCTATGGTGAAGGCTATGGTAATGTTGGCACTGGATCTTCTCCCATACGGTCCGCCCAGATATCCCGCCTTATAATCGCAGGCAATTCTCTCGGCAGCAGTGTACCTCCTAGTCTTGAAGAACAGGACGAAGATGCCGCAGTGAAGAAAAGGCGTCAAGCAAAGAAATATGGATATGACGCATCAGCCTACAACGCATCACCGATTACTCATTTGGACAATTTTCTAGCCGAGATCTTGCCCAGCATTCCGGTTACCATTATGCCAGGTGAAAATGATCCGGCAAATTTCGCTCTTCCTCAACAAGAAATTCACCGTGCAATGCTCCCTCGCTCAAGAAACTACTGTTCCGCTCCCCGCTTGGGCATTGATGAACCACCGTCTGAACCTGGATGGCTGGATACGGTGACTAACCCATGGCAAGGCGACGTTGAAGGCTGGAGATTATGGGGCTGTAGCGGACAAAATGTGGACGATGTACTCAGATACATGTCCCTGGATGACGATCAAACTGAAAATGGACAGGATATAGAGGGGGATACGCGGTTACGGCTCATGGAGGCCATGTTGAGATGGAGATGTGCCGTCCCAACCGCTCCGGATACGATAT GGTGCTATCCCTTTCAGGATAAAGATCCATTCGTGCTGCAAGCATGCCCACACGTATTTTTCACTGGGAATCAGCCAGCATTCAGGACAACGGTTATCGAGAAGTCCGTTTCTGCATCGTCGATGGATGTAGAAGGAGATCAGCCTTCGAAAGTGAGACTTCTGGCTCTCCCTAAGTTTCGTGAAACTGGAGAGTTGGTATTGTTAGACGCGGAAACGTTGGAGGTGGAAGTTGTTAAGTTCGGGACGTGGCAGAGCGTGAAAGAAGTCGAATCGTTAGATGCGCCTGTCAATGACTCGCAGGCCTGA
- the PRE3 gene encoding Proteasome subunit beta type-1 (BUSCO:384315at4751~EggNog:ENOG410PFUB~COG:O~MEROPS:MER0001645~BUSCO:12971at33183): protein MRHHGVRGCLGEDGIHVDMEHLKKGEVNLGTSIMAINFKDGVILGADSRTTTGAYIANRVTDKLTQVHDTIWCCRSGSAADTQAVADIVRYHLGMYGVVYDQPPTTQTAAALFQELCYDNKDMLSAGIIIAGYDHRHGGQVYSIPLGGSLHKQAYAIGGSGSTYIYGYCDAHWREGMTEEEGIEFVKGALHEAIKWDGSSGGVIRLVVLTAKGAVRHLYLPDNGYKGPGAQ, encoded by the exons ATGAGACATCACGGTGTTCGCGGCTGCTTAGGAGAAG ATGGAATACATGTGGATATGGAGCACCTTAAGAAGGGAGAAGTGAA CCTTGGTACTTCGAT CATGGCAATAAATTTCAAAGATGGCGTCATCCTCGGTGCAGACAGTCGAACGACAACAGGCGCCTACATAGCCAACCGCGTCACCGACAAACTCACCCAAGTGCACGACACGATCTGGTGTTGCCGATCAGGCTCAGCAGCAGACACGCAAGCTGTAGCTGACATCGTACGGTATCATCTGGGCATGTACGGCGTTGTGTATGACCAGCCCCCCACAACTCAAACTGCTGCAGCTCTGTTCCAAGAATTATGCTATGACAACAAAGATATGTTAAG TGCCGGTATAATTATCGCTGGATACGACCACCGCCATGGTGGTCAAGTCTACTCCATTCCGCTCGGCGGCTCCCTCCACAAGCAGGCCTATGCCATTGGTGGATCCGGCTCCACATATATCTACGGCTACTGCGACGCGCACTGGCGAGAAGGTATGACGGAGGAAGAGGGGATCGAGTTCGTGAAGGGAGCATTACATGAAGCTATCAAGTGGGATGGAAGCTCCGGCGGCGTCATCCGACTGGTGGTGTTAACAGCAAAAGGTGCCGTGAGACATTTATACCTTCCTGATAATGGATATAAAGGTCCCGGAGCACAGTAG